One stretch of Eggerthella lenta DSM 2243 DNA includes these proteins:
- the rlmD gene encoding 23S rRNA (uracil(1939)-C(5))-methyltransferase RlmD, producing the protein MPSSSSGSAQPAQRSTQKAPVCPVERECGACQHVGVPYAQQLASKDTRVAELFADVADASALRPILGMDEPYCYRNKVVSPYAPGRKLQGSANARAGKGRDARGGRDGKRAQKPRREILCGMYAAGSHRIVPTDGCLIENEEAKRIIRTVRDLMPRFGIEPYREDSGTGFLRHAVVRVGHTSGEILVTLVTNGRAFPASRAFCRELVRRCPRITSVVQNVNERQTNVILGEREQTLYGPGFILDKLCGLSFRISSQSFYQVNAVQTEVLYERAIDLAGFTGSETAIDAYCGTGTIGLVAAKRGARQVIGVDTVASAVRDARENAKHNGVENARFAVGDAGAFMRERAAAGDAVDVLLMDPPRAGSSEEFLAAAVTLAPRRIVYISCNPTTQVRDLAFLRQRGYAVRTVQPVDMFPHTDHIETIALVERVEGFFERSDR; encoded by the coding sequence ATGCCAAGTTCCTCGTCTGGTAGCGCCCAACCCGCGCAGCGTTCCACGCAGAAAGCGCCCGTCTGTCCCGTCGAGCGCGAGTGCGGCGCCTGCCAGCACGTGGGCGTTCCGTACGCGCAGCAGCTCGCAAGCAAGGACACGCGTGTGGCCGAGCTGTTCGCCGACGTGGCCGACGCGTCCGCGTTGCGGCCCATCCTGGGCATGGATGAGCCGTACTGCTATCGCAACAAGGTGGTGTCCCCCTACGCGCCCGGTCGCAAGCTGCAAGGCTCCGCGAACGCTCGGGCGGGGAAGGGGCGCGACGCGCGCGGCGGCCGCGACGGCAAGCGCGCTCAGAAGCCGCGCCGCGAGATCCTCTGCGGCATGTACGCGGCCGGATCGCACCGCATCGTCCCCACCGACGGCTGTCTCATCGAGAACGAAGAGGCCAAGCGCATCATCCGCACGGTCCGCGACCTCATGCCGCGCTTCGGTATCGAGCCGTACCGCGAGGATTCCGGCACGGGCTTCCTGCGCCACGCCGTGGTGCGCGTGGGACATACCAGCGGCGAGATCCTGGTCACGCTGGTCACGAACGGCCGCGCTTTCCCCGCATCGCGCGCGTTTTGCCGAGAGCTGGTGCGCCGCTGCCCTCGCATCACGTCGGTCGTGCAGAACGTGAACGAGCGCCAGACCAACGTAATTCTCGGCGAGCGCGAGCAGACGCTGTACGGTCCGGGCTTCATCCTGGACAAGCTGTGCGGGCTGAGCTTTCGCATCTCGTCGCAGTCGTTCTACCAGGTGAACGCCGTGCAGACCGAGGTGCTGTACGAGCGCGCCATCGACCTGGCCGGCTTCACCGGCTCTGAAACGGCCATCGACGCCTACTGCGGCACCGGCACCATTGGTCTGGTGGCCGCCAAGCGCGGCGCGCGCCAGGTGATCGGCGTGGACACGGTGGCGTCGGCCGTGCGCGACGCGCGCGAGAACGCGAAGCACAACGGCGTGGAGAACGCTCGGTTCGCGGTGGGCGATGCAGGGGCGTTCATGCGCGAGCGCGCCGCCGCAGGCGATGCTGTGGACGTGCTGCTGATGGATCCGCCGCGCGCCGGGTCGAGCGAGGAGTTCCTCGCGGCCGCAGTGACGCTGGCGCCCCGGCGCATCGTCTACATCTCGTGCAACCCGACTACGCAGGTGCGCGACCTGGCCTTTTTGCGCCAGCGCGGCTATGCCGTTCGCACGGTGCAGCCGGTCGACATGTTCCCTCATACGGATCACATCGAGACGATCGCGCTGGTGGAGCGCGTCGAGGGCTTCTTTGAAAGGAGCGACCGATGA
- a CDS encoding GntR family transcriptional regulator: MTNEYRSLKDHVYNHIVDLIDGGTLADDHKISEQQICDALGVSRTPVREALIQLAADGYLENVPRKGFYVKRVTEDSAREIVEIIGPLDGRAALLAVGDMTDDDIAQLQFLHGSMQLAIEKGLYKKYDDLQHDFHDCYVRKCGNTRLIGLIHQMNRYFMKREYANVGADELDGLLRKANEEHAEIVRLFELRDGEELQRFIRDVHWSIDNAKFLVW; encoded by the coding sequence ATGACGAACGAATACCGTTCCCTCAAAGACCATGTATACAACCACATCGTCGACCTGATCGACGGCGGGACTTTGGCCGACGATCACAAGATCAGCGAGCAGCAGATATGCGATGCGCTCGGCGTCAGCCGCACGCCCGTGCGCGAGGCGCTCATCCAGCTGGCCGCCGACGGTTACTTGGAGAACGTGCCGCGCAAGGGCTTCTACGTCAAGCGTGTGACGGAGGACAGCGCCCGCGAAATCGTGGAGATCATCGGCCCGCTGGACGGCCGCGCCGCGCTGTTGGCCGTGGGCGACATGACCGACGACGACATCGCGCAGCTGCAGTTTTTGCACGGTTCCATGCAGCTGGCCATCGAGAAGGGCCTCTACAAGAAATACGACGACCTGCAGCACGACTTCCACGACTGCTATGTGCGCAAGTGCGGCAACACCCGTCTGATAGGGCTGATTCACCAGATGAACCGCTACTTCATGAAACGGGAGTACGCCAACGTGGGCGCCGACGAGCTGGACGGCCTGCTGCGCAAGGCCAACGAAGAGCATGCGGAAATCGTCAGGCTCTTCGAGCTGCGCGACGGCGAAGAGCTGCAACGGTTTATTCGCGACGTACATTGGAGCATCGACAATGCCAAGTTCCTCGTCTGGTAG
- a CDS encoding dimethylarginine dimethylaminohydrolase family protein: MTKFSNVIVRRPAKSMVEGITSAPELGKPDYEKALKQHDDYIAALKECGVEVTVLPALEQFPDSCFVEDPAVITRCGAIITNPGADSRNGEKDEIEPAVRQFFDDEHVKRIVSPGTLDGGDVMMVGDHFYVGQSARTNEEGIRQFCEILEGWGLEGSEVKLEKVLHLKTGVNYLEDGNMLVSGEFVTKPDFEQYNRIEIPEDEAYAANCIWVNGTVIVPEGYPTVLKAVQDAGYETITVDTSEYRKLDGGLSCLSLRF, encoded by the coding sequence ATGACCAAGTTCTCCAACGTCATCGTCCGCCGCCCCGCCAAGTCCATGGTCGAGGGCATCACCTCCGCGCCCGAACTCGGCAAGCCTGATTACGAGAAAGCCCTCAAGCAGCATGACGACTACATCGCGGCCCTCAAGGAGTGCGGCGTCGAAGTGACCGTCCTGCCCGCCCTCGAGCAGTTCCCCGACTCCTGCTTCGTCGAGGATCCCGCGGTCATCACGCGCTGCGGCGCCATCATCACGAACCCGGGCGCCGACAGCCGCAACGGCGAGAAGGACGAGATCGAGCCGGCCGTGCGCCAGTTCTTCGACGACGAGCATGTGAAGCGCATCGTGAGCCCCGGCACGCTGGACGGCGGCGACGTCATGATGGTGGGCGACCACTTCTACGTGGGCCAGTCCGCCCGCACGAACGAAGAGGGCATCCGCCAGTTCTGCGAGATCCTGGAAGGCTGGGGCCTCGAGGGTTCCGAAGTGAAGCTGGAGAAGGTCCTGCACCTGAAGACCGGCGTGAACTACCTGGAGGACGGCAACATGCTGGTGTCCGGCGAGTTCGTGACGAAGCCCGACTTCGAGCAGTACAACCGCATCGAGATCCCCGAGGACGAGGCGTACGCCGCGAACTGCATCTGGGTGAACGGCACCGTCATCGTGCCCGAGGGCTATCCCACCGTGCTGAAGGCCGTGCAAGACGCCGGCTACGAGACGATCACCGTCGATACGTCCGAGTACCGCAAGCTGGACGGCGGCCTGAGCTGCCTGTCGCTGCGCTTCTAA